From one Streptomyces sp. Q6 genomic stretch:
- a CDS encoding PP2C family protein-serine/threonine phosphatase yields the protein MGQRGGSRNKHRHRSDTGATRTFLRLLPLLLVLCGALYEYFTPAGFSGAPLFSAAPLVAAPFFLLRGTLWTGVLSIVLIIAVHRRYTGEFGSDVITEILTVATVCALACFINRIVRRNDEQLASARQIAEAAQFAVLPVPAGRIGGLAVAARYEAAQAGAFIGGDLYAVQDTPHGVRVVVGDVRGKGMGAVAAVAVVIGAFREAAEQEGSLEAVAQRLERALAREGTRRSGIDDFEGFTTAVLAEIPHGDTVVRVLNRGHPEPIVLLGDGTVRVVGPDEAALPLGLSELGSRPDRSTVTDFPAGATLLLYTDGLSEARDADGVFYDPATRLGGRLFPGPDELLAALAVEVHAHTGGAATDDMALLAVRRP from the coding sequence GTGGGGCAGCGAGGAGGGAGCCGGAACAAGCATCGCCACAGGTCGGACACCGGCGCCACCCGCACCTTCCTCCGGCTGCTGCCGCTCCTGCTCGTCCTCTGCGGCGCGCTCTACGAGTACTTCACCCCGGCCGGATTCTCCGGGGCACCCCTGTTCAGCGCCGCGCCGCTGGTCGCCGCCCCCTTCTTCCTGCTGCGCGGCACGCTCTGGACCGGGGTCCTGTCGATCGTCCTGATCATCGCCGTGCACCGCAGGTACACGGGGGAGTTCGGCTCCGACGTCATCACGGAGATCCTCACCGTGGCGACCGTGTGCGCGCTGGCCTGCTTCATCAACCGGATCGTGCGGCGCAACGACGAACAGCTCGCGTCCGCGCGGCAGATCGCCGAGGCCGCGCAGTTCGCCGTGCTGCCCGTGCCGGCCGGGCGGATCGGCGGGCTGGCCGTCGCCGCGCGCTACGAGGCGGCGCAGGCGGGGGCGTTCATCGGCGGGGACCTGTACGCGGTGCAGGACACCCCGCACGGCGTCCGGGTCGTCGTCGGTGACGTACGCGGCAAGGGCATGGGCGCGGTCGCCGCCGTCGCCGTGGTCATCGGCGCGTTCCGGGAGGCCGCCGAGCAGGAGGGCAGTCTGGAGGCGGTCGCCCAGCGGCTGGAGCGGGCGCTCGCCCGCGAGGGCACCCGGCGCAGCGGCATCGACGACTTCGAGGGGTTCACCACCGCCGTGCTCGCCGAGATCCCGCACGGCGACACGGTCGTCCGCGTCCTCAACCGCGGCCACCCCGAACCCATCGTGCTGCTCGGCGACGGCACCGTACGCGTCGTCGGACCCGACGAGGCGGCGCTGCCGCTCGGCCTGAGCGAACTCGGCAGCCGGCCCGACCGGTCCACCGTGACGGACTTCCCCGCCGGGGCCACCCTGCTGCTCTACACGGACGGGCTCTCCGAGGCGCGGGACGCGGACGGTGTCTTCTACGATCCCGCGACCCGGCTCGGCGGGCGCCTCTTCCCCGGACCCGACGAACTCCTCGCGGCGCTCGCGGTCGAGGTGCACGCCCACACCGGGGGCGCCGCGACCGACGACATGGCGCTGCTCGCCGTACGCCGGCCGTGA